ACGGGGGAGCTCAGCTGGGAGGGCAGATCCACACCTTGACTGCGTACTCCATGTTGGTGGCCTTGTGGATGCAGCGTTTGCAGACGGAGTAGGAGCCGACGCCGATGGCCTCCTTCACCACGTACCCATCGCTGAACTGGACGTTCTTGCCGTGCAGCTGCTGCCGGGGCACAAAGGACAGCTCAGCTGGGAGGGTTCAGGGAAGGGTTTGTGCAACACGATGAGTTAACTGCAGCACACAGAGAGCTGTCAGACTGTCTGCTACATCCCACATCTTCTCCTCCccagcaggaggagaggagaacAAGGCAGATATAGGTCAGTGGGCCAACACTGCCTGCACCGAGCACGGTGCCTTTGCCTTTGGTTGCCCAGCCCATGGGCATTACAGACACCCTGCCACCACAGATCCACCTGGGGACAGGAAAGCCACAGCCCTGACAGCCACTGCCCTGACAGCCTGTGCACAATGTGACAGTCAGGGGTGATGAAAGAACAGGAGGCAAGAATTCCAAAGAGAACTGCCTCAGGCTCCAGGTGGTGCAGAGGGTCCTGCAGacctggagcatccctgcaCCTCCAAAGAGCTGTTCCTCTGTCCCCATTCCTTACCTGCACAACTGAATGAAGGGGTGGCTGGGCAGGTTTCACTTTGCCATCCTCCATTAACCCGGTTGCCACAAAACTGAAGCCTCGGAAGAGCTGATGGGCCCCTGCACTTGGGGGCACACCCGGGGAATCTGCAGCAGGAGTTGAGAGACAGCTCAAGAAGAGCCTGAGCAGCAGAAGCCTCCCCCTTGCTCCCAGGAGCTACTGTAATTTATTTGAGACAGAAGCCACACCAGCAGCACTGAGTTTACCCCTAACATCCCacagagaatcatggaattgtccAGCTTGAAAAAGCCCTCTTAAGATCAGCAAGTCCAAcaattcccccagcactgccaatgtccccaagtgccacattcaCGTGACTTTTAAACCactgcagggatggtgactccaccactgccctgggcagcctgacAATCCTTTTGGGAGAAGAAATTCCTGatacccaacctaaaccttccctgtgCAGAAACCTTGACCTGCTGGTGCCGGATACTCCCTGGTGTGAAGTCAcagagtgacatctcagagGAAGGTTGGGCTTTGCCTCGAGTCATACAAACCTTTTGGTGTCCGTGACGTGAACTCTGTGTCAAAATAAAAAGTGTCATCTGGCTGGGCCACTGCAGGCTTAAAAGGGGGTTTGATTTCTCTGCGGTACAGCTTCTGCAAAacacacaaaccccaaaaaacagctgCAAAAACAGCTTGGAAATGCTCCCCCCAGGCACCTTCTCCCAAAGGGTGCAAAGGCTGGTGAGGAATGAATGCCAGGAAGAGATTTTTGTGAAATTCTGCGTCTCAGCATTTTGCTACAGCTCAGTGAGGTGACAGACCCAGGTATGAGACAGTTAGATGACAGAATTTTGGTTTTGGAAAGGGTTATTGGAGTGGATGGGACAGGGGCTGGTGGCTCTCCCACAGCTGGCCAAGCATCAGGACTGTGCtattcctgctgccagcactgtgTTACTGGTGCTGAGTGGTGCAGAACTTTGCTCTTTCTGATACTCACATTCCAGTCGATGGTGGAGTAGAAAGGGTGGCGCTTGATCTCCTCTGCCCCATCTGGCCCAGACCCTGCAAGAGACACCACAGGTCATGTTGTACTGAGACCCCAACAAAGCCagggggacagccagggaggcagcacagccaggtgcCACAGAGAGCCtcagaaaccaaaaaaaaccaaggcCTTACCTAATCTGTTGGCTGGATTCCTTTTGAAAAGGGCTCGTAGGAGACTCTGAGCCTCAGTGCTCAGGAACTGTGGCATGCCCAGTTTCGCTCTGGGGAGGAAGTTATGCAATCAGCTGCAGGTTTGTAGAAGTCAACCCACAAGGCAACTGCAGCACCTCCACCCCCAAAATGCACAATCATCTCTCTGGCATTTACACTGCACCCTTTAAACAGATGACTGATATGGTGCCACTTGCCAAATAATGCCACAGAATTGCAAGAGACCCCAGTTGCAACACCCCTCCtgtgcagacaggagagagaaactCTTACTTGAGGATGAGGGTCATCGTCTCCTTACGGTCCTTGCCCTGGAATGGCAGTGCCCCCGTGAGCATTTCAAACtgggagggaaagagaagaaggGGGGTCATATCTGAGCAAGGCTCGGTTGCACAGATCCCACTGCCCCTTCCTGCTCGCGAGGGGTGCTGAGCCTGGCTCTGACAGGGCTCACAGGCACGGCGAGTTCCCAGCAGCAGTTTGGCTTGCCTGGGAACGTTTCCCGGCCAGCGCCTGCTCCTGCCGGAGCCCTGGgatccagcagctgccagacGGTGGCACCAGATCTGCACTGACAGCGAGGGCCCGGCGCTGGGGTGGACACGGACACCCCTGCACACCCCACAGAGACCCTCATGCATCCCACGCACTCCACGGACACCCCCACACACCCCACagccccctcccagcccagcagccccagcacagcagcctcgaGGGACCAGCGCTCCTGGCTGGAGGCCTGGACAGCCCCTTAGGGCTCTCTGGGGTCAGCAGGACACACAGAGCCGTGTCTGGTGttctggagcaggggaagctgGCATTCCAGTCCTGGGCAGGGTACCCACCATGAGGACCCCGTAGGACCACCAGTCAGCACTGTGCGAGTGGCCCTGGCGATTGACCACCTCCGGAGCCATGTACTCCACAGTCCCACAGAAGGAGTAGGCTTTCTTCTCGTGGTCTATGGCCTCCTTACTCAAACCAAAATCTGCACAAGAGAAAGCTGTCAGCACACTGCTCCACGCATTTCAAGCAGCTCAGTATTTCAGGAACCAAGCTTGCTGGAGCCCAAGGCTCAGTGGAGCCCCTTACCTGTGAGTTTGATGTGCCCTTCTTCATCCAAGAGGATGCTACAGCAGGAATGGAAAAACAAGGTGTTACTGTCTGTGATAAGCACAGCAGGGGATGGTCTGAGATCATCCTTTGGCTCCCAGAATCCAAAGTTACCTGTCCCTCCTCCCAGCGCTTTAGGCTGTGCCACCAAGACAAGAGTGGGaccaggagcagctccctccTCTCCACACCCTCGGCTTCAGAGCAAACCAAAGGTCCCAGAGGTTACCCCCCTCTGACCCCCACATACCCCAGGCAAGGATAACCAAGCTGGAgtgggctctgcagagcccagcctggTCCCTTCTCCCTCTGAAGGCTCCCAGATGCCTAAAGCTGGAGGCTGGAGGCTGCCACGGATCTCTGCTCAGCCTGTGGCAGGCACAGCCCATGGCTGGAACCACCgacctgaggagcagcagccttgGATTGGCACCACCACCTCCCCTGTGTCCAGCCCCGGGGcaccctccagcccctctggaAAGTGGGAGCTGTTCCCTgactccaggctgggctggatgagGGCTGGCATGCTGCCTCAGCTGGCCACACGTACTTCTCTGGCTTGAGGTCCCTGTAGATGATCCCCAGGCTGTGCAAGTGGTCAAGCcccagtgccagctctgccaggtaGAACTTCACATCATCTTCAGTGAACATGACCTGCAGGCAGGGCGAGAAAGCAGAGAGGTGCTGGGTTACaatgccagcagctctcctgcacTCAGGCAAGGTCTTCCAAATCCATGTTGCTCCCTCCTGCCCTACGTTTTCCAGACTTCCCCCACCCGTTCATGGTTTGGATCAGAATGGACCTCAATggatccagtgccacccctgccatgggcaggaacaccttcccctgtcccaggctgctccaagccccatccagcctggccttgggcactgccaggggtccaggggcagccacagctgctctgggcactctgtgccagggcctgcccaccctcacagggaacaatttcttccttaaTTTAGGAAATGCTCATCTGAAGCTGTTGCAGGGGTGGGACCTGccacctgtgctgctgcttttctgctggAGCACAGGACTCCCACAACACCCTCTCCTCGTGCCAGCTCTGGACTAGCAGCAGGCTGTTTTCACCCTCTCAAGGACTGCAGAGGTCAGTTACTTCTCCAGGCCATAAGCAGAGACGAGCTGAGCCTCAGCAGCCCACCGAGATGCCAGAGCATACCCACCTCTTTGGAAAGCCGAGTGAAAAGGTCACCTCCTCTGAGGAAATCCAAGATGAGGTACAGCTTCCCCTCCGTCTGGAATGCTGAAACACAAGCCAGAGCAGGAATCAGAGCCCTGCACTGAGGGAAGGCTCCGTGGTGTTACATTAATCACTTAAATCCCAgtggctccagctgggcacatgCCCTGCATGGTTCCTGGGTCAAATGCAGGTAGGGCTGATGGGGTAAAGGAGATGGCTTGTCCCTCCTGCTGAAATGGGAGCTCCCCACAGCACTCTggcactgcagaaaatcctcATTTTATGGGGGTCTGGTTCCCTTTCCGGCAGTGATACCCTCCTGAAAGGGCTGTTTTCCTGGGAGAGGTGCTAGTCACCTTACAGCAACAAAGCTGTCCTTGCTTTCCCCAGTCAGAGCATTAACCCTGCCAAACTCCAGCTCAGGCAGTTAGCTCTGCTTTCTCAGTTTCTCATGGTTTAATGTTTTAATCCCAGGGATTTGATGTTTAAACCTCTGCTCCCAGTCCATGCTCAGTTCCCCATTCCTTAGCTGGAGCAGGCATAGGACCACAAATCCTTCCTGGAAAGGATCTGTGTTCAGGGGCTTGTGTTTAAAGGCAGCCAGagtctgctggagctgcagcccctctcctgTGGTATCCCTTGAACCCGTTTTTCACTCTCCCAGCACTCCAATGAGCTCCACTCACCATAGTGGAGTTTCACCACAAAGGGATGGTTGACATCAGCCAGGATGTCCCTTTCTATCTTTGTCCTCAGTCGGTCCCGCACTGTGGGAAGAGAGGAGCAGCTCAGACACAGAAAAAGGCCCTGGCCAGTgtccagccccatcccagccttAAGCACCAAGCTGCTTGAGCCAGGTGTTTTCCCACCTCCATCACGATGCTCTTAAACAGgtgaaagaaaaggaggatATTTTGCTGGGATAAAGATGCTTCTCTTTCACCCagcccaccccagggccagcagtGACATTTCCCCAGTGCTCTTTAAGTCACAGAGGATCAGAGCACTGCAGGAGGAGTCTCCCTCCTACCTTTCAGCGTGGCCTTCTTCAGCACTTTCATGGCATAGAGGTGGTTGCTGTCTGGGGGGGTTATTTTTCTCACCAAGAAAACCTGAAGCACAAGAACACCACATTCACCAAATACTAAACACTGGCAGGATGCTTCCCAAAGTGGCAAACCCAGAGTGTCCTTAAGAAGCTCAGGCTTTCCCATGGGGTTTCCAGGGAAATGCTGCATGTTGACTCCTCTCACCCCCCAATTTCATGCTGCACTTTCTCCTTTCCAGCCTTCCACACCTCCTgactcctgcagctcctgtggggctggggctgatgCCTGGGAGCTGtgactggaggcactgatgcttCACTGTACCACTAAAGCCTCCTGGCTTGCCAGTCACATCAGCTCTGGATTTTTATCTCCTACCCTTCCCTGATATCTCATTCTAGCTGGTTTTAGGCAGCATCAAGAGGACACCACCTGCAAGTGGTGGGCTTTGCAGTGCTActggttggactggatgatcccaGAAGTCTTTTCCAGTTTTTGTGTGATTCTGCAAAGCCTCTGCTGCATtttcccaggcagcagcacacagtCCTGTCCAAGCCCCCACTGTCAGCTGGTAACTAACTGACATAAAGCTGATTTAATGTGTCAGCAGATGGTCCGTAAGAGACCTGGATTATTGAAATAGATAAGAGCTACAGGCTACTTCCTTCCTCCTTCACAGAAGGGAAACTGGACCATAAAAGAGGGCACAAACCTAGCCTGGGGCACACAGCAGCAGTTCTGAGAAGGGAGGAACATGCCCGGGAACATTCCTGGGAGTCAGGAAAGTGGTTTTGTTGGGGATGGTTCCTTTCGTCACCAGAATAATTTCCCTGGCATGCCACATAGGAAGAAGTGATCTCACCTTGCCAAAagagccctgtcccagcacCTTCAGGAGCTCAAACTGTGAGGGATCAGCCTTCTCCGAGCCCTCCTTCACATGGTGTGTGATGTTGATTTCCTGCACGACACCTTCCCCCTGAAACAGAGGGCACACGGTTGGCAGGGACGTCTGAGCAAGGGAAAGCAGCCTTCTGCATTGTGGAACAAGgactgcagctccagcctcacAGGAGCCACACGTGAGAGAACCATAAAGGCTGCTGCTTGTCACAGGTATCAGCATCTGCAATCAATAAGTCAGGGGAGGCAGGACCAGGTAAATACAGAGCCCTCCCTCCCAACCACAGGAGCTGCTTTGAACTACATTTCAGAAGAGTGCTTGAGAAGCACCTTCCTTTTTGAGGCACTGGTAGCAAAAACAGGAGTGTTTATGCCACTAAAAATCCCACAACACAAAAAATACGGCACTGTTGTCAAaacagggccagggctggcaaaaaTCAGACATGTTGGAGCCCATCTGCTCAGCAATCTGAGCAACTCTGCAACATAAGTCTTAGTGCATCTTCAGCACATACAGATGATGCTTTAACAGACTCCAGCCTTCAAGAAGATTGAGGGGAAGCCAAGGTCTCTGGCAcatgttttgtttaaaacacattattttacttaaaaaaaataaagaagaaaaaatagatttaaccagcataaaaaaaataaacccaccaAGAGATCTGGGCCAAAACAGCGACAGACCCTAAGGTGATGCTGAAACACCTCCTATTCCCAGCAAAACTTTTGAACCCAAAGGACAGCAAGTATGTTCAAAAATGTATTAaactctgctgtccccagccctggggaagcTATGgccagcagaagctgcagaaagctggaaatacaatttatttttttcccttgcagaGTTGGGGGGAAAAATTTACACTTTGTTTTCTAGACCTACTCAGACACTTAGTCTGGAGCCACCTCATCAAAGCAACTTTTAAAGCCAGCCAGAGGcaggtgccagccctgcctgtcctcGTGCCCAGCCCACTCCCACTCTCCAGTGCCCATGGATGTGGTTGCCCACCTGCACTGtgctccctccccttccccactcTCAGGCTGGGTTTTTCCCAGTTCAAGAAGTGGCTTTGTTTCCACGGTGGGAGCTCTGCtctctcctgtgctgctcaggcactcagggcaggggcacaggagcTCCCTGGCATTATCCTGCCTTTCCCTGGGCTCGATGATCACAGGAAATAAAGATCCCATAACCCCTTAAACAGCACATTTTCGTGTTTCCAATGATCTCCCAGCTTCAACCAGCCACTGTGCACTTCTGGGTCCATCTGGAGGCTTAGTCCCTGCAGACAGCTGCTGTGAGGAACAGCTTCCCAcctccagagctggagcaggagccagCCAAGTTCAGCTTCTCCTACCAGTCAGCTCTCTGGTGAGAGAGCCCACAGCAGGGAGAGACccactgggaagaaattcttccctgtgagggtgatgaggccctgcccctggatccctgggattgtccaaggccaggttggacaggacttggaacaacctgggatagtgggaggtgtccctgccatggcaggggtggcactggatgggctttaaggtcccctccAGCCCAGACCATCCTGTGATCCTCCTACCACAGAAACACTGAGAAGCCATTTGGTATCTTGCTGTCACAAGGGATTTTCCCTCATGGATTCATCCACCAACTTGGAATTCAGCACTCAGGACTCTTGTGACAAGCTCCTACAGCCTGGCTGGCAGCACACACAAGTCTCCAGCACAAAACCACCTGTGTGCCACTGAGGTCAGCTTCTTCCAGAGTCACCACAAGAAACTATCCCAGaaggcagagaaggaaaagcaaaccagaGTGCCCTGAACATCCACGGGAAGCATCAGCCGGCGGCAGGAAGGGAAGCGGAGGGAGCTGGCAGCgagaggtggcagcaggaggtggcagcaggagctggcagcaggaggtggcagcaggaggtggcagcaggaggtggcagcaggaggtggcagcaggagctggcagcgggaggtggcagcaggaggTGGCAGCGGTACTGACCGGGCTGGCGAGCTGGCTGggggcaggcagctgcaggctgcaggGCTTGGCTCGCTGCTTCCTCTGCAGCCAGAGCGTCAGGAACGCCCACACACGGGGAAGTTTGGGGTCCCTCTCCATTGTCCCATCCCGATGGACATCGTCCGGCCCCGGGAACTGCGGCGCCGctgcggggctcggggctccgccggagcaggagctgcaggtggctgcaCCGGCGGCGGATGCGCAGTGGGGACCAGACTCGGTCGCAGGGAGGGAGGTTCACACTCCCCCTGCCTGGCAACAACACTtgtggttggggttttttttttgttttaggtttgcttttaagaaaataataatctcACAGCACCTCGCTGGCATTTGGGTTCCCTGGCTCAGACAAGACACTGATAGAAAACACACACAGTCCCTTAAAGTGATTTCCATCTAATGCTGCCTGAAGTTCATGTCAGGCTGGGAGCTTTGGGTATTTCCTCAACAGGGGAAATCATGAGAAGCTACTCTCCTCTctaaaacagaagagaaaaattcacAAGAACGCACCCAGAAGTGTGACGACACCTTGGAGAGCTGCACATCTCTGCTCTCCACTGGCACAGGGATGAGGGGGCACCCACGATGGGATTCCTTCAGGAATGTTTGGATTGGCATCCAGCCCTTTGCTTGCCTTATGCTGCACAGGAGCCCCTGCTGTGGAGTCTGGAGTTATCTATCTGAGAGCCACTCTGAAGGTCCATGAGGTGTTTTTAAGGGCATTTTTTGCTTCTGAACCCACCATGGCTCAGGCTATAGTCAGGACAGAGCAGAGTTATTTAGAGGGCTTGTTTTGCCTCCTTCCCCCTCCAAACCTGTTCACCTTGGACCTTTCCATCAGGACAGACAGATGTTTCCTGCAGCAAgaccccagagggtgctggtaAGAAAGAAGCCCCTTGAAATGAGTCAAAAGACACCCACACAAAAGGAAATAGCCCCGTGTCAGCACTGATTTCTGAATTTCTCCTGAGAGTGCAGAGGATGGAACCAGAGAGACAAATTATGACTGTCTTGCCCCCTTTGCCCCCACCACGTGCTCTCTGAGAACTGATAACGAAAGAAACAAATGACTGAACAGCAGTGAGGCAGCTGGGCCCAGCCCCACCGGGTGCCCACCGAGCTCCAAGGGCTGGGCAGGTCCAGAGCATGGAAAagcacctgcagctgctgagcccagcaggagcctggctcACACAACACCTCCTGCGCTCTGACACAGCCCAGCGAGGGAAACACCCTGTCCACCCTGTGTGCCCAGGAGAAGCACCCcttccacagcagctccaggttcTCAGTGTGGGGCAGCAGCAAACTCCCTGTgcctgggcctggcaggagCTGATAAATCTCGTTATGACCCAGACAATTTTTCATGttgtgctgccagcgtgggagGGGAGCCTCAGAAAGGCAAGAAAATCTCCCCTGTACGTCCACACAATCAAAACTGCCCGTCCTGACTCACTGACAAGATCAGAAAGCCACAGGAGATACAAATGGCAGCACGGAAAGGGGGCTGgtgtggggaggaaggaggaggaggatgaaatCAAGTCCAGGATGTCACATGAGCAAGTGAGCAATAGCTGCTCTCTCAGCAGCGGTCCCACAgagctgagaggggctggcaggggcggCAGGCAGGAAAGGGTTTGGTTTTCAGAGAGCTCCCTGCGAGCTCTGCTCACGCCCTCGCGTGTGGGACAGAACGCAAATGA
This is a stretch of genomic DNA from Lonchura striata isolate bLonStr1 chromosome 26, bLonStr1.mat, whole genome shotgun sequence. It encodes these proteins:
- the RPS6KA1 gene encoding ribosomal protein S6 kinase alpha-1 isoform X2; this translates as MPLAQLAEPWPDMELVHLDTENGQPAPEEGGNPPSKAKSDITWIEKDLVDTADKGEGVVQEINITHHVKEGSEKADPSQFELLKVLGQGSFGKVFLVRKITPPDSNHLYAMKVLKKATLKVRDRLRTKIERDILADVNHPFVVKLHYAFQTEGKLYLILDFLRGGDLFTRLSKEVMFTEDDVKFYLAELALGLDHLHSLGIIYRDLKPENILLDEEGHIKLTDFGLSKEAIDHEKKAYSFCGTVEYMAPEVVNRQGHSHSADWWSYGVLMFEMLTGALPFQGKDRKETMTLILKAKLGMPQFLSTEAQSLLRALFKRNPANRLGSGPDGAEEIKRHPFYSTIDWNKLYRREIKPPFKPAVAQPDDTFYFDTEFTSRTPKDSPGVPPSAGAHQLFRGFSFVATGLMEDGKVKPAQPPLHSVVQLHGKNVQFSDGYVVKEAIGVGSYSVCKRCIHKATNMEYAVKVIDKSKRDPSEEIEILLRYGQHPNIITLKDVYDDGKYVYLVTELMRGGELLDKILRQKFFSEREASSVLHMICKTVEYLHSQGVVHRDLKPSNILYVDKSGNPESIRICDFGFAKQLRAENGLLMTPCYTANFVAPEVLKRQGYDEGCDIWSLGVLLYTMLAGCTPFANGPSDTPEEILTRIGGGKFSISGGNWDTISDMAKDLVSKMLHVDPHQRLTAKQVLQHPWITQKDSLPQSQLNHQDIQLVKGAMAATYSALNSSKPSPQLKPIESSILAQRRVKKLPSTTL
- the RPS6KA1 gene encoding ribosomal protein S6 kinase alpha-1 isoform X1; translated protein: MPLAQLAEPWPDMELVHLDTENGQPAPEEGGNPPSKAKSDITWIEKDLVDTADKGEGVVQEINITHHVKEGSEKADPSQFELLKVLGQGSFGKVFLVRKITPPDSNHLYAMKVLKKATLKVRDRLRTKIERDILADVNHPFVVKLHYAFQTEGKLYLILDFLRGGDLFTRLSKEVMFTEDDVKFYLAELALGLDHLHSLGIIYRDLKPENILLDEEGHIKLTDFGLSKEAIDHEKKAYSFCGTVEYMAPEVVNRQGHSHSADWWSYGVLMFEMLTGALPFQGKDRKETMTLILKAKLGMPQFLSTEAQSLLRALFKRNPANRLGSGPDGAEEIKRHPFYSTIDWNKLYRREIKPPFKPAVAQPDDTFYFDTEFTSRTPKDSPGVPPSAGAHQLFRGFSFVATGLMEDGKVKPAQPPLHSVVQQLHGKNVQFSDGYVVKEAIGVGSYSVCKRCIHKATNMEYAVKVIDKSKRDPSEEIEILLRYGQHPNIITLKDVYDDGKYVYLVTELMRGGELLDKILRQKFFSEREASSVLHMICKTVEYLHSQGVVHRDLKPSNILYVDKSGNPESIRICDFGFAKQLRAENGLLMTPCYTANFVAPEVLKRQGYDEGCDIWSLGVLLYTMLAGCTPFANGPSDTPEEILTRIGGGKFSISGGNWDTISDMAKDLVSKMLHVDPHQRLTAKQVLQHPWITQKDSLPQSQLNHQDIQLVKGAMAATYSALNSSKPSPQLKPIESSILAQRRVKKLPSTTL